A section of the Falco peregrinus isolate bFalPer1 chromosome 3, bFalPer1.pri, whole genome shotgun sequence genome encodes:
- the PAQR7 gene encoding membrane progestin receptor alpha, with protein sequence MATVITEKLSRLFINVRQVPQLLAPPSPSTVSSSEVPKVFWKPYIHTGYRPVQQTWRYYFSTLFQQHNEAINVWTHLVAALILLLRFQQLSQRVDFQQDLHAQPLFIIIVASITYLTFSTLAHLLQAKSEFWHYSFFFMDYVGVAIYQYGSALGHYYYTIEPSWHEKIKSFYMPVAILLAWLSCAGSCYAKFRYHQSTHLLSRLCQELPSGLAYMLDISPVVHRIYTAPPSEQADLALLYHKCQVLFFLIGAFFFSHPYPEKWFPGKCHFFGQSHQIFHMCLVLCTLAQIEAVVLDYESRRHIYSTLQGDLAHNFSALCLFTVICSVLTAAYMARKVKNKLSFKEE encoded by the coding sequence ATGGCGACGGTCATCACTGAAAAGCTTAGCCGCCTCTTCATTAATGTGCGGCAggtcccccagctgctggcccccccttctccctccaccGTCAGCAGTTCAGAGGTGCCAAAGGTCTTCTGGAAGCCCTACATCCACACTGGCTACCGGCCGGTGCAGCAGACCTGGCGCTATTACTTCTCAACACTCTTCCAACAGCACAATGAGGCCATCAATGTCTGGACCCATCTGGTGGCAGCGCTGATCCTGCTGCTGCGGTTCCAGCAGCTCTCGCAGCGAGTGGATTTTCAGCAGGACCTGCATGCCCAGCCCCTCTTCATAATCATCGTGGCATCCATCACCTACCTGACGTTCAGCACCCTCGCTCACCTTCTGCAGGCCAAATCTGAGTTCTGGCACTACAGCTTCTTCTTCATGGACTATGTGGGTGTTGCCATTTACCAGTATGGCAGCGCTCTGGGGCACTACTACTACACCATCGAGCCAAGCTGGCATGAGAAGATCAAATCGTTTTACATGCCAGTGGCCATCCTGTTAGCATGGCTGTCCTGTGCCGGTTCCTGCTATGCCAAGTTCCGCTACCACCAGTCCACGCACCTTCTGAGCCggctctgccaggagctgccctcTGGCCTGGCGTACATGCTGGACATCAGCCCTGTGGTCCACCGCATCTACACCGCGCCGCCCTCCGAGCAGGCTGACCTGGCCCTTCTGTATCACAAATGCCAGGTGCTGTTTTTCCTGAttggtgccttttttttctcacacCCTTACCCTGAGAAGTGGTTCCCAGGGAAATGTCACTTCTTTGGGCAGAGCCATCAGATTTTTCACATGTGCCTGGTACTCTGCACGCTGGCACAGATTGAGGCAGTAGTGTTGGACTATGAGTCCAGGCGACACATCTATTCCACTCTTCAGGGTGATTTGGCGCACAACTTCTCTGCCCTGTGCCTCTTCACTGTGATCTGCTCTGTCCTCACAGCTGCTTACATGGCCCGGAAGGTGAAGAACAAGCTGAGCTTCAAAGAAGAGTAA
- the AUNIP gene encoding aurora kinase A and ninein-interacting protein isoform X1, whose product MKRRRRGGEAQQAGACDVWLDTGELKQSASQSLLAKPKVFNRILERKYTSVAFTQTRASQPRTKQTTISTFFSTLTDEKDKENSRPSPFIPNKDCKEKGISSAASPVKILALPQMEEAQKQSFRVEETVQVTTQHRAQKAPDLPTPSPDSLVPHAESPGESEAPCGAGEDFCSCSFTQDSEGNRVIAHRNESDLFAGEMVSVSGGITSDCGINKREGELHPGKAKTSLDSQPRLGANQNKKPQQSSSVNSLIDFTETENINPTIMRGGTWAAGFYSSPRRPARAQPLRERSQNSWAEEGWGSEAGLGRPCGQLFTQDSEGNRVIAHHCQNIPSPCKDKGSSRRQLPDSPCKGCSSDAAKSLNKVGEQQLDECYDLLFTQDSEGNRVIKHW is encoded by the exons ATGAAGCGCAGGCGCAGGGGCGGCGAGGCCCAGCAGGCCGGAGCGTGCGATGTCTGGCTGGACACCGGCGAGCTGAAGCAGAGCGCGTCGCAG TCTCTCCTAGCCAAGCCAAAAGTATTTAATCGGATTCTGGAAAGGAAATACACCTCAGTCGCTTTCACACAGACAAGAGCCTCTCAGCCACGCACCAAGCAAACCACCATCTCCACCTTCTTCAGCACTCTGACAG atgaaaaagacaaagaaaactcCAGGCCATCTCCTTTCATCCCAAATAAAGACTgtaaagaaaaaggtatttcttcAGCTGCCTCCCCTGTGAAGATCTTGGCTTTGCCGCAGATGGAGGAAGCCCAGAAACAATCCTTCAGAGTCGAGGAGACGGTGCAGGTTACAACCCAGCATCGTGCACAGAAAGCGCCGGACTTGCCAACTCCTTCACCAGACTCTTTGGTGCCCCACGCAGAGTCCCCCGGTGAGAGCGAAGCCCcctgtggggcaggagaggacttctgctcctgcagcttcaCCCAGGATTCAGAGGGCAACCGGGTCATTGCTCACAGAAATGAGTCTGATTTATTTGCTGGAGAAATGGTTTCAGTAAGTGGTGGCATAACTTCAGACTGCGGGATAAACAAACGTGAGGGCGAGCTGCACCCAGGGAAGGCCAAGACCAGCCTTGATTCCCAACCGAGACTCGGTGCAAACCAGAATAAGAAACCACAGCAATCAAGTAGTGTTAATTCTTTAATTGATTTCACTGAGACTGAGAATATAAATCCTACTATAATGAGAGGCGGCACCTGGGCTGCTGGCTTTTATTCATCCCCACGAAGACCGGCCAGAGCACAGCCTCTGAGAGAGCGCAGCCAGAACAGTTGGGCCGAGGAGGGATGGGGCAGTGAggcggggctgggcaggcccTGCGGGCAGCTGTTCACCCAGGATTCGGAGGGGAACAGAGTGATTGCTCACCACTGCCAGAACATCCCGTCCCCTTGCAAGGACAAAGGCAGCTCtcgcaggcagctgcctgactCCCCCTGCAAGGGCTGTTCCAGCGACGCTGCAAAGAGCTTGAACAAAGTGGGTGAGCAACAGTTAGATGAGTGCTATGATTTACTGTTCACACAGGATTCGGAAGGGAACAGAGTGATTAAGCACTGGTAA
- the AUNIP gene encoding aurora kinase A and ninein-interacting protein isoform X2 yields the protein MLLLVTQRPVGFKMLEYFLFDEKDKENSRPSPFIPNKDCKEKGISSAASPVKILALPQMEEAQKQSFRVEETVQVTTQHRAQKAPDLPTPSPDSLVPHAESPGESEAPCGAGEDFCSCSFTQDSEGNRVIAHRNESDLFAGEMVSVSGGITSDCGINKREGELHPGKAKTSLDSQPRLGANQNKKPQQSSSVNSLIDFTETENINPTIMRGGTWAAGFYSSPRRPARAQPLRERSQNSWAEEGWGSEAGLGRPCGQLFTQDSEGNRVIAHHCQNIPSPCKDKGSSRRQLPDSPCKGCSSDAAKSLNKVGEQQLDECYDLLFTQDSEGNRVIKHW from the exons atgctgctgctggtcaCCCAGAGGCCTGTAGGATTTAAGATGCTGGAGTACTTCttatttg atgaaaaagacaaagaaaactcCAGGCCATCTCCTTTCATCCCAAATAAAGACTgtaaagaaaaaggtatttcttcAGCTGCCTCCCCTGTGAAGATCTTGGCTTTGCCGCAGATGGAGGAAGCCCAGAAACAATCCTTCAGAGTCGAGGAGACGGTGCAGGTTACAACCCAGCATCGTGCACAGAAAGCGCCGGACTTGCCAACTCCTTCACCAGACTCTTTGGTGCCCCACGCAGAGTCCCCCGGTGAGAGCGAAGCCCcctgtggggcaggagaggacttctgctcctgcagcttcaCCCAGGATTCAGAGGGCAACCGGGTCATTGCTCACAGAAATGAGTCTGATTTATTTGCTGGAGAAATGGTTTCAGTAAGTGGTGGCATAACTTCAGACTGCGGGATAAACAAACGTGAGGGCGAGCTGCACCCAGGGAAGGCCAAGACCAGCCTTGATTCCCAACCGAGACTCGGTGCAAACCAGAATAAGAAACCACAGCAATCAAGTAGTGTTAATTCTTTAATTGATTTCACTGAGACTGAGAATATAAATCCTACTATAATGAGAGGCGGCACCTGGGCTGCTGGCTTTTATTCATCCCCACGAAGACCGGCCAGAGCACAGCCTCTGAGAGAGCGCAGCCAGAACAGTTGGGCCGAGGAGGGATGGGGCAGTGAggcggggctgggcaggcccTGCGGGCAGCTGTTCACCCAGGATTCGGAGGGGAACAGAGTGATTGCTCACCACTGCCAGAACATCCCGTCCCCTTGCAAGGACAAAGGCAGCTCtcgcaggcagctgcctgactCCCCCTGCAAGGGCTGTTCCAGCGACGCTGCAAAGAGCTTGAACAAAGTGGGTGAGCAACAGTTAGATGAGTGCTATGATTTACTGTTCACACAGGATTCGGAAGGGAACAGAGTGATTAAGCACTGGTAA
- the STMN1 gene encoding stathmin, producing the protein MATSDIQVKELEKRASGQAFELILSPRSKEAVPEFPLSPPKKKDVSLEEIQKKLEAAEERRKSHEAEVLKQLAEKREHEKEVLQKAIEENNNFSKMAEEKLTHKMEANKENREAQMAAKLERLREKDKHIEEVRKNKEGKDPGEAETD; encoded by the exons ATGGCTACTTCTG ATATTCAAGTGAAGGAACTGGAAAAGCGTGCCTCTGGGCAGGCATTTGAGCTGATACTCAGTCCTCGCTCAAAAGAAGCGGTCCCAGAATTCCCTCTTTCTCCCCCAAAGAAGAAGGATGTGTCCTTGGAAGAGATTCAGAAGAAGttggaagcagcagaagagagacGCAAG TCTCATGAAGCAGAAGTCTTGAAGCAGCTAGCTGAGAAGCGGGAGCATGAAAAAGAGGTGCTTCAGAAAGCAATTGAAGAGAACAACAATTTCAGCAAAATGGCAGAGGAGAAGCTGACCCACAAAATGGAAGCTAACAAAGAAAACCGCGAGGCACAAATGGCTGCTAAACTGGAACGCTTGAGGGAGAAG GACAAGCATATTGAGGAGGTCCGAAAGAACAAAGAAGGCAAAGACCCTGGTGAGGCTGAAACTGACTGA